One region of Primulina tabacum isolate GXHZ01 chromosome 1, ASM2559414v2, whole genome shotgun sequence genomic DNA includes:
- the LOC142545283 gene encoding LOW QUALITY PROTEIN: uncharacterized protein LOC142545283 (The sequence of the model RefSeq protein was modified relative to this genomic sequence to represent the inferred CDS: deleted 1 base in 1 codon), with the protein MPMPRQFLNDAPKFFHLHRKYRCYFFYFLLFLLQVLAQNPVTASKSEVSVLFSWIHSSSVTSSALSNWNSRDSDPCKWSYITCSSDNFVTGINIQSIQLAIPFPSNLSSLRFLERVTVSGANLTGTIPVDIGDCLSLKAIDVSSNSLVGSIPSTLGNLKNLEELTLNSNQLTGKIPPELGNCSSLTSLLLFDNRLSGSIPVELGNLAGLEILRAGGNQDINGVIPDELGNNQNLQVLGLADTKISGAIPASLGKLKKLQVLSLYTTMLSGEIPPELGNCSELVDLYLYENSLSGSLPKELGKLQKLEKLLLWQNSFAGAIPEEIGDCRNLVILDVSLNFLTGSIPETFGKLTALEELMLSSNNVSGTIPAVISNATSLIQFQIDSNQISGSIPSELGSLTQLQVFFAWDNKLEGSIPATLSGCQSLQALDLSRNALTGSIPPSLFQLRNLTKLLLIFNDISGSLPPEIGDCKSLTRLRLSGNKITGSIPKEIGFLTNLSFLDLSSNHLTGSMPDEIGNCGELQMLNLAGNSLTGNVPGSMSTLSKLEVLDVSTNQFSGPIPGSFGELFSLNRLSLGSNSFSGLIPSTLGRCSRLQLLDLSQNQLFGSIPVEIFEIEALEIALNLSWNSLTGEIPPQIVALNKLSVLDLSHNMLGGDLMSLSGLVNLVSLNISYNNFTGLLPDNKLFRQLSSTELTGNKVLCTRGHDSCFLNNAQGMGLPGDRSIRRSWQLKLAIALLSVVTAALAILGIAAVLRVRRISKNTDSELGGPDSVSWKFTPFQKLTFSVEQVLGCLVESNTIGKGCSGIVYRAELDNGEVIAVKKLWPTAVQAGYNCQNDRLDGNSVRDSFSTEVKTLGSIRHKNIVKFLGCCWNQNTRLLMYDYMPNGSLGSLLHEKSVACLDWDVRYRIILGAAQGLAYLHHDCVPPIVHRDIKANNILIGLDFEPYIADFGLAKLVDDGNFVRSSNTVAGSYGYIAPEYGYRMKITERSDVYSYGVVVLEVLTGKQPIDPTIPEGLHIVDWVRQKRGGTEVLDPSLHPRPDPEIQEMMQTLGVAMLCVHPSPEDRPTMKDIAAMLKEIRHERDEICKQLDHIPIKGSKVSNAEENTVSGEGPSCKVKSLYFQSNNSSFSASSLLNSASSMAKFGVRKQ; encoded by the exons ATGCCAATGCCGAGGCAATTCTTGAACGACGCCCCGAAATTCTTCCATCTTCACCGCAAGTACCGTTGCTATTTCTTCTATTTCCTCCTTTTCTTGCTCCAAGTTCTTGCACAAAACCCCGTCACCGCTTCAAAAAGTGAAGTttctgttttattttcttggatTCATTCTTCTTCAGTGACTTCTTCTGCTCTGTCAAATTGGAACTCACGAGATTCTGACCCTTGTAAATGGTCTTACATTACTTGTTCTTCTGATAATTTTGTCACGGGAATAAATATTCAGTCCATTCAGCTCGCTATTCCTTTTCCTTCAAATCTTTCGTCCCTCCGATTTCTCGAAAGGGTCACCGTTTCCGGGGCTAATCTTACTGGAACAATCCCAGTTGATATTGGAGACTGTCTCTCTCTTAAAGCAATCGATGTCAGTTCAAACAGTCTTGTGGGGAGCATTCCTTCAACTCTCGGGAACCTTAAAAACCTGGAGGAGTTGACATTGAATTCTAATCAGTTAACTGGAAAGATTCCACCTGAGCTAGGGAATTGCAGTAGCCTGACAAGTCTTCTATTATTTGACAACAGGCTAAGCGGGAGCATTCCTGTTGAGCTTGGAAACCTGGCAGGTTTAGAAATCTTGAGGGCTGGAGGGAATCAAGATATCAATGGAGTAATCCCCGATGAGCTTGGAAATAACCAAAATCTGCAAGTTTTGGGTTTAGCTGATACTAAAATTTCTGGCGCCATTCCGGCTTCACTGGGTAAGTTGAAGAAGCTTCAGGTTCTGTCTCTTTACACGACGATGCTTTCAGGGGAAATCCCCCCTGAGTTAGGCAATTGCTCGGAGCTTGTGGACTTGTATTTGTACGAGAACAGCCTGTCAGGCTCACTTCCGAAGGAACTAGGAAAACTTCAGAAATTGGAGAAACTGTTGCTATGGCAGAATAGTTTCGCGGGCGCTATTCCAGAAGAGATTGGTGACTGCAGAAACTTGGTGATCCTTGATGTTTCGTTGAACTTCTTGACAGGAAGCATACCGGAGACTTTTGGGAAATTGACGGCGCTTGAAGAATTAATGCTTAGTAGCAACAATGTTTCGGGGACAATCCCTGCTGTTATTTCCAATGCCACCAGCTTGATACAGTTTCAAATCGACAGCAATCAGATTTCTGGCTCCATTCCCTCAGAACTTGGATCTTTGACTCAGCTTCAAGTTTTCTTTGCCTGGGATAACAAGCTTGAGGGAAGCATTCCTGCAACATTGTCCGGCTGCCAAAGCCTACAGGCCCTAGATTTGTCGCGCAATGCTTTGACAGGAAGCATTCCCCCGAGCCTTTTTCAGCTAAGAAATCTTACCAAGCTTCTCTTGATTTTCAACGATatatctggttctttaccaCCGGAGATAGGTGACTGCAAATCTCTCACAAGATTGAGACTCTCTGGCAACAAAATCACCGGATCGATACCAAAAGAAATTGGATTTCTAACAAATCTGAGTTTTTTAGATCTCTCCAGCAATCATTTAACTGGATCAATGCCTGATGAGATCGGCAATTGTGGAGAACTTCAAATGCTGAATCTGGCCGGAAATTCACTCACTGGAAATGTGCCTGGTTCTATGTCTACGCTGAGTAAACTTGAGGTGTTGGATGTTTCAACGAATCAGTTTTCTGGACCAATTCCAGGGAGTTTTGGAGAACTCTTTTCTCTCAACAGGCTTTCGCTTGGCAGCAATTCATTTTCAGGGCTAATCCCTTCAACCCTCGGCCGCTGTTCAAGGCTTCAGTTGCTTGACTTAAGCCAGAACCAGCTGTTTGGAAGCATCCCggttgaaatatttgaaatcgAAGCTCTTGAAATCGCTTTGAATCTTAGCTGGAATAGCTTGACAGGGGAAATCCCTCCTCAGATTGTTGCTTTGAACAAGCTTTCAGTACTTGATCTCTCCCACAATATGCTTGGAGGAGATTTGATGTCTCTTTCAGGGCTCGTAAACCTCGTTTCACTGAATATCTCTTATAACAATTTCACAGGTTTACTCCCAGATAATAAGCTATTTCGGCAGTtatcttcaactgaactgacagGAAAT AAGGTCCTGTGTACTCGGGGGCATGACTCATGTTTCCTAAACAATGCACAAGGAATGGGACTGCCTGGTGACCGCAGTATTAGGCGTTCTTGGCAGCTAAAACTGGCTATTGCATTGCTGTCTGTTGTTACCGCAGCTTTGGCGATTCTTGGAATAGCAGCAGTTTTAAGGGTGAGAAGAATCAGCAAGAATACTGATTCAGAATTGGGAGGACCTGATTCTGTTTCTTGGAAATTTACACCATTTCAAAAACTTACTTTCTCGGTGGAGCAAGTTTTAGGTTGTCTTGTCGAATCCAACACAATCGGTAAGGGATGCTCGGGAATTGTCTACCGAGCAGAACTTGACAACGGTGAAGTCATTGCAGTAAAGAAGTTATGGCCAACGGCTGTACAAGCCGGTTACAACTGTCAAAATGATCGGTTGGATGGTAATTCGGTTCGGGATTCCTTCTCAACCGAGGTGAAGACACTTGGGTCAATCCGACACAAGAACATCGTCAAGTTCTTGGGTTGCTGTTGGAATCAGAATACGAGGTTGCTTATGTATGATTACATGCCGAATGGAAGCCTAGGAAGTCTCCTCCATGAAAAGAGTGTAGCATGCTTGGATTGGGATGTGAGGTATCGGATTATATTGGGTGCAGCTCAAGGTTTAGCTTATTTGCACCACGATTGTGTTCCCCCCATCGTGCACAGAGATATCAAGGCGAATAACATTTTGATAGGTCTTGATTTTGAGCCTTATATTGCTGATTTCGGGCTTGCTAAGCTAGTTGATGATGGTAATTTTGTTCGTTCTTCTAATACAGTTGCTGGTTCCTATGGTTATATCGCTCCAG AATACGGATACAGGATGAAGATCACAGAGAGGAGCGACGTCTACAGCTATGGAGTCGTCGTTCTTGAAGTCTTAACAGGTAAACAACCCATTGATCCCACAATACCAGAAGGCCTTCACATTGTAGATTGGGTGAGGCAAAAAAGAGGTGGAACGGAGGTGCTAGACCCCAGTTTACACCCCAGACCAGACCCCGAAATTCAAGAAATGATGCAAACTTTAGGAGTCGCGATGCTTTGCGTGCATCCTTCTCCCGAAGATCGTCCCACGATGAAGGATATAGCTgcaatgcttaaagaaataagaCATGAAAGAGATGAAATCTGTAAACAGCTCGATCATATTCCGATAAAAGGATCAAAAGTTAGTAATGCAGAAGAAAATACGGTATCCGGTGAAGGACCGTCGTGTAAGGTGAAGAGTCTGTATTTTCAGAGTAACAATTCAAGCTTTTCAGCATCTTCATTGCTGAATTCAGCTTCTTCCATGGCTAAATTTGGTGTTAGGAAACAATGA